The Miscanthus floridulus cultivar M001 chromosome 7, ASM1932011v1, whole genome shotgun sequence genome includes a region encoding these proteins:
- the LOC136463016 gene encoding uncharacterized protein, producing the protein MLAASARRLSAAASSSSSSMRASQLAAALNPQRWMHDRNKKAMELVAKGWSALQEVDRVIDYADRNDKRLIPLLRGAKENFELALEIDNDNTHARYWLGKMHFKYHVPGACKAVGAALLVEAANMGDPDAQYELGCRLRIENDYVQSDQQAFHYIEQAVDQLHPGALYLLGAVYLTGDCVKRDIASALWCFHRASEKGHAGAAVAYGSLLLKGVEIPEVITRFNSGKSPSTGKMRKRNLQQDPIKLAKEQFQIAAEAGCDLGLRWLKRLEDYENQEEKLKQIQH; encoded by the exons ATGCTCGCGGCGTCAGCGCGGCGGCTGTCCGCCGCCGCCTCGTCTTCGTCTTCTTCCATGCGCGCCAGTCAGCTCGCCGCCGCACTGAACCCACAG AGGTGGATGCACGACAGGAACAAGAAGGCGATGGAGCTGGTGGCCAAGGGATGGAGTGCGCTCCAGGAGGTCGACCGCGTCATCGACTACGCCGACCGCAACGACAAGCGCCTCATCCCGCTTCTAAGG GGCGctaaggaaaactttgagctggCTTTGGAGATTGACAATGATAATACACATGCGAGGTATTGGCTGGGCAAAATGCATTTCAAGTATCATGTTCCTGGAGCTTGTAAGGCAGT TGGTGCTGCTTTGTTGGTTGAAGCTGCAAATATGGGTGATCCAGATGCACAGTATGAACTTGGATGTCGACTAAGAATTGAG AATGACTATGTTCAGTCAGATCAACAGGCTTTCCATTACATTGAGCAAGCTGTTGATCAG CTGCACCCTGGCGCTTTATATCTTCTCGGTGCTGTATATCTAACTGGGGACTGTGTTAAGAGAGATATAGCTTCCGCGTTGTGGTGTTTTCATAGAGCTTCAGAAAAG GGACATGCTGGTGCTGCTGTCGCATATGGATCCTTGCTTCTTAAAG GTGTTGAAATACCTGAAGTGATTACGAGATTCAACTCAGGCAAGAGTCCATCAACTGGGAAAATGAGGAAAAGGAACCTGCAGCAGGATCCAATAAAGCTAGCTAAAGAACAGTTTCAAATTGCAGCTGAGGCAGGCTGTGATCTCGGTTTGCGGTGGTTGAAGAGGCTTGAAGATTATGAAAACCAAGAAGAAAAGCTAAAGCAGATCCAGCATTGA
- the LOC136465323 gene encoding aspartyl protease family protein At5g10770-like, translating to MGTLPGGAASPGALSPTARPAHGHAPQRRRCAAGLGASSPAARPAQGRSSPAAQPAQGRSSQQRGQPSSRRISRPAPRPRLTPPPLAAAAGHRTTAARHPSAPRRASSRKEEVDGLRSTDAARVSSLQRRIDKYNRLITTSSTAAAAVAVTASKAQVPVTSGAKLRTLNYVATVGLGDGEATVIVDTASELTWVQCAPCESCHDQQGPLFDPSSSPSYAAVPCNSSSCDALQLAMGGMSGAAACSGADGGQDQQQPAAACSYTLSYRDGSYSRGVLAHDRLSLAGEVIDGFVFGCGTSNQGPPFGGTSGLMGLGRSQLSLVSQTMDQFGGVFS from the exons GCGGCCGGCCTAGGGGCGAGCTccccggcggcgcggccagcCCAGGGGCGGAGCTCCCCCGCAGCGCAGCCAGCCCAGGGGCGGAGCTCCCAGCAGCGCGGCCAGCCTAGCAGCCGCCGCATCAGCAGGCCAGCACCTCGGCCCCgcctcacgccgccgccgctcgctgcAGCAGCAGGCCACCGCACCACCGCAGCTCGCCACC CTTCAGCTCCGCGCCGGGCCAGTAGCAGGAAGGAGGAGGTGGACGGACTCCGGTCCACCGACGCCGCGCGCGTCTCGTCGCTGCAACGGCGCATCGACAAGTACAACAGGCTGATCACCACCTCGtcgaccgcggcggcggcggtggcggtgaccGCGTCCAAGGCACAGGTGCCCGTCACCTCGGGCGCGAAGCTCCGGACGCTCAACTACGTGGCCACCGTCGGGCTGGGCGACGGCGAGGCCACGGTGATCGTGGACACAGCCAGCGAGCTGACCTGGGTGCAGTGCGCGCCGTGCGAGTCGTGCCACGACCAGCAGGGCCCGCTCTTCGACCCGTCCTCGTCGCCGTCCTACGCCGCGGTGCCGTGCAACTCCTCCTCCTGCGACGCGCTGCAGCTGGCCATGGGCGGCATGTCGGGCGCCGCGGCGTGCAGCGGCGCCGACGGCGGCCAGGACCAGCAGCAGCCGGCGGCGGCCTGCAGCTACACGCTCAGCTACCGCGACGGCTCCTACTCCCGCGGCGTCCTGGCGCACGACAGGCTGAGCCTGGCCGGGGAGGTCATCGATGGCTTCGTGTTTGGCTGCGGCACCAGCAACCAGGGCCCGCCGTTCGGCGGCACGTCTGGCCTCATGGGGCTCGGCCGGAGCCAGCTCTCGCTCGTCTCCCAGACCATGGACCAGTTCGGCGGCGTCTTCTCCTAG